The following DNA comes from Ignavibacteriales bacterium.
AACATCAAATGTTCGGGGGTATGCCCAATATACCGGATATGCGCGTATTTTTCGGTAATAATATCCTTGGATTGCAGCTTCTTACGCTCAATGAGCAACTCGGCGGGTATTTCGGTGTACCGAATAACGAAGGAGTGTTGGTAGAGAAAGTAGAACGCGAAAGTACTGCCGAGAAAGCTGGCTTCAAGGCGGGTGATATTATTATCCGGATTGGTACGAAAACAATAGATGCAGTGGAGAAAGTTCAAAGGGAACTTCGTAAATATGATGAAGGTGATAAAGTAGACTTTGAGGTTATGCGAAAGGGTGTGAAGAAAGTATTAAGCGTCGAAATGGAGGAAGATCAAATTGTTCCCCATAAATTCTTTTTCCAAAAACCACACATGCGGATGTTCCGGACGGATCCATGCGATGAAGCGGAAATGCATTTGGATATGGATGACCTTCGGCCTCATTTGGATCAAGTACAAATCGATCTGAGAGAGTCGCTCAAGGACATTAATAAAATACCCTTAAGATTCAGAAATATGAACTGCGGTT
Coding sequences within:
- a CDS encoding PDZ domain-containing protein is translated as MKTTIQMIWCLAIVLFLSIGTILSAGGKLTGETHKKEKTKSTGWIGVTIQDVNEKTAQKAKLDSAEGVLVKDVIKDSPADSAGIQEGDIVVEYNGKKLFDADELVKIVHRTLPGTKVDIVIIRDSQKKTLTLTVGSEKVSKHQMFGGMPNIPDMRVFFGNNILGLQLLTLNEQLGGYFGVPNNEGVLVEKVERESTAEKAGFKAGDIIIRIGTKTIDAVEKVQRELRKYDEGDKVDFEVMRKGVKKVLSVEMEEDQIVPHKFFFQKPHMRMFRTDPCDEAEMHLDMDDLRPHLDQVQIDLRESLKDINKIPLRFRNMNCGCYYHCLDL